In one window of Chryseobacterium sp. JV274 DNA:
- a CDS encoding tetratricopeptide repeat protein, protein MDENWETQLKSIWLKLGTISSEEFILQIKNHVELLTDFQAIADFERACAFDSTGHEKEAEPLYRSALDKGLDGLRRRRARIQLASTLRNNGKLEESIHILREEKANYSDELNDAVDSFLALSLSSAGEPKEALSIVLKAISKHLPRYNNSLSRYAENL, encoded by the coding sequence ATGGATGAAAACTGGGAAACCCAATTAAAAAGTATATGGCTAAAACTTGGAACAATAAGCAGTGAAGAGTTTATTCTCCAAATTAAAAATCATGTAGAATTACTAACAGATTTCCAGGCTATTGCTGATTTTGAAAGAGCCTGCGCTTTTGACTCCACCGGACATGAAAAAGAAGCGGAACCTTTATACAGATCTGCATTAGATAAAGGGCTCGACGGTTTACGAAGAAGAAGAGCAAGAATCCAGCTGGCAAGTACTTTAAGAAATAATGGAAAACTAGAAGAAAGTATTCATATTTTAAGGGAAGAAAAAGCTAATTATTCTGATGAACTGAATGATGCTGTAGACTCTTTTTTAGCGCTGTCCCTTTCTTCAGCAGGAGAGCCCAAAGAAGCACTGTCTATAGTATTGAAAGCAATTTCAAAACATTTGCCCA